In the genome of Microcoleus sp. bin38.metabat.b11b12b14.051, the window AACCAATACAACGATGCTCTTCTTCAGTTTCAATACGCAGCGTGACCGTAAAACCTCTATCAAAATTACCTTCTACTAAATCGAGAAGAACTATTTTACCCATTGCCCCTCCTAGGAAATTATTCAAATTATAAAATTTTGCGTAACATTTACATCACCTAGTTCAATTTTTATACTAAATTCTTCTCCTGGTTGGCCATTAATATTTAATTGAATCCATTCCCTATCATTTCTTGCTTGGTCTTGCACGATAGTTTGACCAGATGTTGTATCGAACGCCACAAGATTTAGATTATCTGGGAGATTTTTGCTGCCAATGGGATGCACTTGCAGACAAATATCCCTTTCTTGACCTGATTGTTCCATAATAGCAACTACCAGAGCTAAAGAATGACTATTCGGTGGCATTCCTAAGACAATATGCTGTGCTTTTAGCACTGCCGGAGAACTAGAATATCTGTGACTAAAAATCAGTTCAACCCTTTCTTCATCCAAAACTTCTTTTACAGTTTTCCAAAGCTCGTCAACCACATTATTAAGCCACTGACTCAAGTTTACCAGCACCTCACTAGGTACAATATCTTTTTCTTTAACTGGTAAAGTTATCTGGATATCCTCAACAGTAATTCCTAATATTTTATTCAATTGTCCCGATCTAAACAGTTGCTCAATCCGCTGCAACTGTTCTAGTGAACCTTCCAAAACCAGATTTACTGAATCTTTATCGTTTGCTTCTATTCTACGTATATCCATAGATTTTTCCTAAACCCGTTGTAAATACTGGACTATCTCTGTTATTTTTTCCGGAGACATATTATATATTGATAGTTTCAATACAAATGTACCCTCAGCACACCTTTCTAACTCCATATTTTTAAGTGGTAGTCGCTCTTCACTGCGATTTAATCCTTGCTGCATAGTATTTTTAATGTCTCCCATTTCTAATAACAGGAGCGACATAGAATCCTCTATGCTTTTTTGAGTTTTTTGTTGCTGTTCTGCCAAATTAGCATGAACTTGAGCTAATAACTGCGCCTGAAAAATTCTGCGAACCTCTGGCACGTATTTCATTTGAGCAGCGAATTGTTCGGACACCCGTTGAAATAAAACTTCCCTGACTTTAGCTCTATAGCATTCTGGCAAATCACCATACCTGCTTAGAGCCTCATCTATTAGGCGAACTTTAATTTTTTGAATTCGTTCCTTAGCTAACTCCCCTTCTGGTGTCAGCAAAAATGCAATTTCATCAATAGAGTCAATTAGTGGATCGATTTCTTTTAATTTTTTGACTTTTCCTAGTTCTTTTCCAAGTCGAATAAACTTGTCATTCAGGATTTTAATGTCCGGCTCATGTTCTGGTGGATAAGACGGTGATGGGGGATATTCCCCCAT includes:
- a CDS encoding DUF1822 family protein, producing MDIRRIEANDKDSVNLVLEGSLEQLQRIEQLFRSGQLNKILGITVEDIQITLPVKEKDIVPSEVLVNLSQWLNNVVDELWKTVKEVLDEERVELIFSHRYSSSPAVLKAQHIVLGMPPNSHSLALVVAIMEQSGQERDICLQVHPIGSKNLPDNLNLVAFDTTSGQTIVQDQARNDREWIQLNINGQPGEEFSIKIELGDVNVTQNFII